In Deltaproteobacteria bacterium, the DNA window TGGGATATGCACGGCCCACGTGTGCGGGACGCCCACGACGACGAACACTAGCACGACCACGAGCAGCACGACGACGACCAGCACGACGGGTAGCACTACGACCACGACGCTGCGGTTCGTGGACAACGGCGACGGGACGGTCACCGACAACCAGACGGGGCTCCAGTGGGAGCAGAAGGTCGCCGGGAGCAGCTGCCTGCACTGCGTGAACGACGGGTACATCTGGAGCAGCAGTGGGACCGCGCCGGACGGGACCGCCTTCACGAGCTTCCTCGCGACGCTGAACGGCGGGGCGACCGGCGTCGGCAACTGTACGAGCGGGGACGGGAGCACCCAGACGGGAGGGTTCAACAACCACTGCGACTGGCGGTTGCCGACCATCGCGGAGCTGCAGACGATCCTCGATACGAGCCAAGGGCAATGTGGCGCCGGCAGCGGCGCGTGTATCGACCCGACGTTCGGCCCGACCGGGGCGTCCCGCTACTGGTCGTCTACTACCAGCGCCAGCAACCCCTTCAACGCGTGGTTCGTGAGTTTCTTCGGTGGGTTCGCGAGCTCCGACATCAAGACCGACAACTTCTTCGTCCGCGCGGTGCGGGGCGGCTCGTGATCGACCATAGCGCATCGCGTCCGGCGAGAACGTCTACTACGTCTCGCGGCAGTTGGGGCACGCCTCGACGAAGCTCACGCTCGACACCTACGGGCGGTGGCTCCCGGCGCGTTCGACGACGGCTCCAGCCGTCTCGGGCCGAAGTGGTGACCAAGCGGGGGGTGAAACGGTGACC includes these proteins:
- a CDS encoding DUF1566 domain-containing protein, giving the protein MSPLTRGELAAMLAALMLTLGVPREVTAYRRCKADGARCNTNQSCCSGICTAHVCGTPTTTNTSTTTSSTTTTSTTGSTTTTTLRFVDNGDGTVTDNQTGLQWEQKVAGSSCLHCVNDGYIWSSSGTAPDGTAFTSFLATLNGGATGVGNCTSGDGSTQTGGFNNHCDWRLPTIAELQTILDTSQGQCGAGSGACIDPTFGPTGASRYWSSTTSASNPFNAWFVSFFGGFASSDIKTDNFFVRAVRGGS